The DNA segment TTGCTAACTTCGGTGTTTCTCTCAACCATGATACTCTTGAAGCCATCAAGTTAATATTCCCTTGCCAACCTAAACTTGTGCTATCCGATGGATTATCCGCATATGCCCAAGCTTGTGAGTACCTAAACGTCCAACACAAGACCATCAGTTCAAAGGCCAATCAAGCGGTAGAATCCAGAAACAACCTTCTTGCGATGTTCACACAAATCAGAAGAAGGTTCAAGAAGCTATCGAACATGATCAACTACACCAAAGTGTTTGTAGTGCTCCACAACATCAAGAGGAAGTTGAGACTGCAAGAGCCGGGAGACTGG comes from the Fervidobacterium thailandense genome and includes:
- a CDS encoding DDE-type integrase/transposase/recombinase, producing the protein MEIYKIRSSFVRFPLIVFHYLIANFGVSLNHDTLEAIKLIFPCQPKLVLSDGLSAYAQACEYLNVQHKTISSKANQAVESRNNLLAMFTQIRRRFKKLSNMINYTKVFVVLHNIKRKLRLQEPGDWVKIQKPRLSTYMYPFTLISL